In one Candidatus Dechloromonas phosphoritropha genomic region, the following are encoded:
- a CDS encoding peptidoglycan-binding protein gives MRQLQDALNRRTGSKLTIDGDFGPPTFQAVIDFQTQQFGPDADDGIVGPASAAKLGFQLPLFDFDDAISGGRGYTPIAPEIPAATSGAGTAAAISAAVAAPTAAVGSPLAFGKVTRKKHGQEFNDKVIAISARLRCDPNHLMAVMAFETGESFSPAQKSAAGSSATGLIQFMPGTAIGLGTTIEKLALMSGVTQLDFVEKHFESVVHSRAMPNLGDVYMAVLLPSALGQLDSHVLFQKPSRAYDQNEGLDVNRNGRVT, from the coding sequence GTGCGCCAGCTACAGGACGCGCTCAACCGGCGCACCGGTAGCAAGCTCACGATTGACGGCGATTTTGGTCCCCCGACCTTTCAGGCGGTAATCGATTTTCAGACCCAGCAGTTTGGTCCGGACGCCGACGATGGCATCGTCGGCCCGGCGTCAGCGGCCAAGCTGGGCTTCCAATTGCCGCTGTTTGATTTCGACGATGCCATTTCGGGTGGCAGGGGCTACACCCCGATTGCCCCGGAAATCCCCGCCGCAACCAGCGGCGCGGGAACCGCCGCTGCCATTTCCGCTGCCGTCGCTGCCCCAACTGCCGCCGTCGGCAGTCCCCTCGCCTTTGGCAAGGTCACCCGGAAAAAACACGGTCAGGAATTTAACGACAAGGTAATCGCGATCTCAGCCCGCCTGCGCTGCGATCCAAACCACCTGATGGCGGTGATGGCTTTTGAAACGGGTGAATCCTTCTCGCCGGCCCAGAAAAGCGCCGCCGGCAGCAGCGCCACCGGCCTAATCCAGTTCATGCCCGGCACCGCCATCGGTCTTGGCACAACAATTGAGAAGCTAGCCTTGATGAGCGGCGTAACACAGCTGGATTTTGTCGAAAAACATTTCGAATCGGTCGTCCACAGCCGCGCCATGCCTAATCTCGGCGATGTCTACATGGCCGTGCTCTTGCCGTCAGCGTTGGGCCAACTCGATAGTCACGTCCTGTTTCAGAAGCCCTCGCGCGCCTATGACCAGAACGAGGGCCTCGACGTCAATAGGAACGGCCGCGTCACCTAG
- a CDS encoding IS5 family transposase (programmed frameshift), translating to MVRLWLRDDQFERIASLLPGKASDPGCTAADNRQFVEAVLWIARTGSPWRDLPCPFGPWNSVYQRFARWSRCGVWHRIFTQLAQDADFEEVFIDSTIVRAHQHAAGAPKKNGGQALGRSRGGLSTKIHALVEGLGSLARFRLTGGEAGDSPQALPLLGDLLPDSLSADKAYDTDAIIEHLAANEIQAVIPPKSNRIVQRSFDQHLYKNRNLVERFFCRIKQFRRIATRYDKLAERFASFVALAAAFIWLT from the exons ATGGTACGTTTGTGGTTGCGTGATGATCAGTTTGAGCGGATAGCGTCCCTGTTGCCGGGTAAAGCCAGCGACCCGGGGTGCACGGCGGCCGATAATCGACAGTTCGTTGAAGCGGTTTTGTGGATTGCTCGCACGGGTAGTCCGTGGCGTGACCTGCCATGCCCATTCGGGCCGTGGAATAGTGTCTATCAACGATTTGCTCGCTGGTCGCGGTGTGGTGTCTGGCATCGCATCTTCACCCAGTTGGCGCAGGACGCAGATTTCGAAGAGGTGTTCATCGACAGCACCATCGTTCGCGCCCATCAACATGCCGCCGGTGCAC CCAAAAAAAACGGTGGCCAGGCGCTTGGGCGATCACGGGGCGGACTGAGCACCAAGATTCACGCCCTGGTTGAAGGCTTGGGGTCACTCGCCCGCTTTCGTCTCACCGGTGGAGAAGCCGGTGACAGCCCTCAAGCGCTGCCCCTGTTGGGCGATCTGTTGCCCGACTCGCTGAGTGCGGACAAAGCCTACGACACAGACGCGATCATCGAGCATCTTGCTGCGAATGAGATTCAAGCGGTCATTCCTCCCAAAAGCAATCGTATTGTCCAGCGTAGTTTCGATCAGCACCTTTACAAAAATCGCAACCTGGTAGAACGCTTCTTCTGCCGGATCAAGCAGTTCCGACGCATCGCCACGCGCTATGACAAACTCGCCGAACGCTTCGCTTCCTTCGTCGCCCTCGCCGCAGCTTTCATCTGGCTCACGTGA
- a CDS encoding transposase: MIAAEKRGRAIGHIRMRRIEEASAAMLMAFARETVMPGTTIHTDGWKGYNGLKATGFPHRVTVIGTSPEPAHELMPRVHNAASLLKRWLMDTFQGGIQKRHLDYYPDELPSASTAALRVPAACCSIAWPSSP, encoded by the coding sequence GTGATCGCGGCGGAGAAGCGCGGCCGCGCCATCGGGCACATCCGCATGAGGCGCATCGAGGAGGCATCGGCGGCGATGCTGATGGCCTTCGCCCGCGAGACGGTCATGCCGGGTACGACGATCCATACCGATGGTTGGAAGGGCTACAATGGACTCAAGGCTACTGGCTTCCCGCACCGCGTCACCGTGATCGGCACTTCGCCCGAGCCGGCGCACGAATTGATGCCACGCGTCCATAACGCCGCCTCACTGCTCAAGCGTTGGCTCATGGACACGTTTCAGGGCGGTATTCAGAAACGTCATCTCGACTACTACCCGGACGAGTTACCTTCCGCTTCAACTGCCGCACTTCGCGTGCCCGCGGCGTGCTGCTCCATCGCCTGGCCCAGTTCGCCGTAG
- a CDS encoding catalase, with translation MSADELNKTGDESSVTGRGWTDLPDTPATLAALVLKIGEQQRRVATVAASGLGGHIDRGQHQKQLLGAPGTLRLFEAVPAALRSGPLIAPFTLPVACRFSNGQPCPFSDQMADVRGVALKFFSPAGTETDILATNEGGRSHAKDARQFMAVADLLVKKIESGTSGAFEALINELSDGQLTVGELTRIGAVLVQEVRLHSVRSLALESYWGSVVRLGEAAFKYSLHPHQDTLPLNGFVHDGPDCLREELLARLTGGPIRWRLSVQLYLDEENTPVNDASRAWRAVPIVIGELELSSIPSEADERMINQMAFNPANGFEPLGITHARADVYAASARNRAERGLLSTDDARQYLAEK, from the coding sequence ATGTCAGCAGATGAATTGAACAAGACAGGGGATGAATCATCCGTTACCGGCCGTGGATGGACGGATTTGCCCGATACGCCGGCCACCCTGGCAGCGCTGGTCTTGAAGATCGGCGAGCAGCAGAGACGGGTCGCGACGGTCGCCGCTTCTGGCTTGGGAGGCCATATCGATCGCGGCCAGCATCAGAAACAACTGCTCGGCGCACCTGGTACCCTGCGTTTATTCGAGGCGGTTCCCGCTGCGCTCAGAAGCGGCCCGTTGATAGCGCCGTTCACTCTTCCCGTCGCTTGTCGCTTCTCGAACGGGCAGCCGTGCCCATTCTCCGACCAGATGGCCGATGTCCGTGGGGTCGCGCTGAAGTTCTTCTCCCCGGCAGGTACCGAGACAGACATCCTGGCGACCAACGAGGGAGGAAGATCGCATGCAAAAGATGCCAGACAGTTCATGGCCGTCGCAGACCTGCTGGTCAAGAAGATAGAGAGCGGTACAAGCGGCGCCTTCGAGGCGCTGATCAACGAGTTGAGTGACGGTCAGCTTACAGTCGGCGAACTTACCAGAATTGGCGCGGTGCTCGTGCAAGAGGTTCGTTTGCACTCGGTGCGCAGCCTGGCACTGGAAAGCTATTGGGGCTCGGTCGTCAGGCTGGGCGAGGCGGCGTTCAAGTACTCGCTCCACCCGCACCAGGACACCTTGCCGTTGAACGGCTTCGTTCACGATGGCCCGGACTGTCTGCGCGAGGAACTCCTGGCCCGCTTGACCGGTGGCCCGATCAGGTGGCGGTTAAGCGTGCAACTCTACCTTGATGAGGAAAATACGCCGGTGAATGATGCATCCAGGGCATGGCGCGCCGTACCCATCGTCATTGGGGAACTTGAGCTCTCTTCGATCCCGTCAGAAGCCGATGAGCGGATGATCAACCAGATGGCGTTCAATCCGGCGAACGGGTTCGAGCCGCTTGGCATTACCCATGCGCGAGCCGATGTCTATGCGGCCAGCGCGAGAAACCGTGCCGAGCGCGGTCTTCTTTCGACTGACGATGCGCGTCAGTACTTGGCAGAGAAATAG
- a CDS encoding Tn3 family transposase, giving the protein MANFAILHWFGMNLAPRFTNLHAQLKHLYCGPGQSYSDFLIQPVGQIDRSLIASEKANMDHIAATLGLKEMSQSVLMRKICTLSGHHRTRKAIFEFDKLIRSIYTLRYLRDPQLQRDVHRSENRIESYHQLRSTIAQVNGKKELTGRTDLDVAVSNHCGRVIANVVIAYNSMLLSGLLSRYLAAGNEKAINFLRQISPAAWQHLHFLGHYAFRGKRHSIDLEAILAGELLGV; this is encoded by the coding sequence ATGGCCAACTTCGCCATTCTGCATTGGTTCGGCATGAACTTGGCGCCGCGCTTCACCAATTTGCATGCGCAACTTAAACACCTCTACTGCGGCCCTGGTCAGTCCTACTCTGATTTCCTGATTCAACCTGTGGGTCAAATTGACCGCAGCCTGATTGCATCGGAGAAAGCCAACATGGATCACATTGCTGCCACGCTGGGTCTCAAGGAGATGAGCCAAAGCGTCCTTATGCGCAAAATCTGTACCTTGTCCGGGCATCACCGGACGCGCAAGGCCATCTTCGAATTCGACAAGCTGATTCGCAGTATCTACACGCTCCGTTACTTGCGCGACCCGCAATTGCAGCGCGATGTCCACCGTTCGGAAAACCGCATCGAGTCCTACCACCAGTTGCGCTCAACTATCGCCCAGGTGAACGGCAAAAAGGAACTGACAGGGCGCACTGACCTGGACGTGGCGGTCAGCAACCACTGTGGCCGAGTGATTGCCAATGTCGTGATCGCTTACAATTCTATGCTGCTGTCCGGGCTGCTGAGCCGATATTTGGCAGCCGGCAACGAAAAGGCGATCAATTTCCTCAGGCAAATTTCACCTGCAGCATGGCAGCACCTGCATTTCCTTGGGCATTACGCATTCCGAGGCAAGCGCCACTCGATTGACTTGGAAGCCATTTTGGCGGGGGAGCTTCTGGGAGTCTGA
- a CDS encoding HEAT repeat domain-containing protein — translation MPKIFISYRRQDSEAEVTHLYDDLKRRFGAANVFFDTRTILAGSAWHQEIKSHLAESDAVLIVMGKEWLQVGNTASPPRVMDADDVYRQEIADTLSRSPQPLVIPVLLASVTVPRRETLPEDIGDLTARNVQVLRNFDWEHDRAKLIKAINVGLRQDVAAQQTSETERLARYRQRLLDDTCFVSLRGIPQPRDHHGRALQLRVPLDAIYVRVFAIEEQRARAAEKTRERAAMKTSSTDAASLGAHLYLPEESSRKSALDPERLLRDNERVVILGGPGSGKSTLLRYVARQSVQSVEVRLPLLVSLREYGTALATEAGLSLRDFAVTQACRGDRELRQVLHRKIREARVLWLLDGLDEAQSGAEQVAREIADLTGLLMLTSRPTGYDASGLEQLPHFEMLPLATADVDHFLAQWFEILAGQRSDSPSPAHMLEAFKAQLARRPQLEQVVRNPLMLTFLAVLAGDDPSRDLPTQRTELYRRYVEELIHSWELTRQAPPAAGARDDGDEERRARLTGFYFLGWYLQLGYYGGKGDASPSRRKVIEDLGAYFKAAGFANGAALGEQVIEHWLQAGMLVVWTLAGEEFLAFRHLTFQEYAVATQLAALWQADASHAWDFLRPRMHHHAWREPVLMMIGILRGELATTATWSLLSARSRYERILHRDLLFAAAAVGEGASIPDQLAQTIVGTLTRLLQRPPAGRIRNAISGYTSMWLFRLFFSPFRLLFIPWLLLYALVWAPIEKKVKPLLARPMSMLRRAFTRLRHVRVEVHDRIALVEALARTGRHEAIQGLGAALSHPEESVAQAAARGLARFGREALPVVLPALRTSATRSAALALAQMGSAVVPDVVDLMKDEQPSVRCAAIRAAQDLRDARLVEPLIERLGDPATAARRMAAVALAEYRDRRATSSLIRHLHDEAEVAAAAAYALGNIGDTASVSALAIVVTQTARIVVNDYYSQVNDAVDFVEPPPAWDVYAAAAEALGKLGGRQAVEALTEALQFGYPAAKAAAPALAATNEPSGVIAIINALKSGDSNTEHAARDALPQIAAPGAVDLLSEALQEGKLSPIAHKAVVATIRWLAGDRDVRREPPAQAEQTPDAEISEPSTQAHAQSEASQLAKLVEGLLATLGGDCETHVRESTVTSLAELSSRLSDLALLYRVEHALWLSLTKEDARAMTSAFTRVVARTTSLEAQALPVADPLLTILHRSVA, via the coding sequence GTGCCAAAGATCTTCATCTCCTATCGAAGACAAGACTCCGAGGCGGAAGTCACGCACCTGTACGATGACCTGAAGCGGCGCTTCGGTGCGGCTAATGTCTTTTTCGACACGCGGACGATCCTTGCTGGCTCGGCATGGCATCAGGAGATCAAATCGCACCTCGCCGAAAGTGACGCCGTGCTCATCGTGATGGGCAAGGAGTGGCTGCAGGTCGGAAATACAGCTTCACCGCCCCGCGTGATGGATGCGGATGACGTGTACCGGCAGGAAATTGCGGACACCCTGAGTCGCAGCCCGCAGCCTCTCGTGATCCCGGTGTTGCTCGCGAGCGTCACCGTGCCACGGCGTGAGACGCTCCCTGAAGACATCGGGGACCTTACGGCCAGGAACGTGCAGGTATTGCGGAACTTCGATTGGGAGCACGATCGCGCCAAGTTGATCAAGGCGATCAATGTGGGGCTCCGCCAGGATGTGGCGGCGCAGCAAACGTCCGAGACTGAACGTCTGGCCCGCTACCGGCAGCGGCTGCTCGACGATACGTGTTTCGTCAGCTTGCGAGGGATTCCACAGCCGCGCGACCACCACGGCCGGGCCTTGCAGCTCCGAGTGCCGCTCGACGCGATCTACGTACGGGTGTTCGCGATCGAAGAACAGCGGGCACGCGCCGCGGAAAAGACCCGCGAACGTGCTGCGATGAAAACCAGCTCGACGGACGCTGCGTCGCTCGGTGCGCACCTATACCTGCCGGAGGAATCATCGAGAAAAAGTGCGCTCGATCCCGAGCGCCTCCTCCGTGATAACGAACGGGTCGTCATTCTTGGCGGGCCGGGTTCGGGGAAATCGACCTTGCTGCGCTACGTCGCGCGACAGAGCGTCCAGAGCGTAGAAGTGCGATTACCTCTGCTCGTCTCGCTGCGCGAATACGGCACCGCCCTCGCGACCGAGGCCGGACTGTCGTTGCGAGACTTCGCGGTGACGCAGGCGTGCCGCGGCGATCGGGAGCTCCGCCAGGTCCTTCACAGGAAGATCCGGGAGGCACGGGTTCTGTGGCTGCTGGACGGTCTCGACGAAGCACAGTCTGGAGCGGAACAGGTCGCGCGTGAAATCGCCGACCTGACCGGACTCCTCATGCTGACCTCGCGGCCGACCGGCTATGACGCGTCCGGACTCGAACAGTTACCGCATTTCGAGATGCTGCCGCTGGCCACGGCCGATGTGGATCATTTCCTCGCGCAGTGGTTCGAGATTCTCGCCGGACAGCGCAGCGATTCGCCCTCGCCCGCCCACATGCTCGAGGCTTTCAAAGCGCAACTCGCCCGTCGGCCGCAGCTCGAACAGGTGGTTCGGAATCCGCTCATGTTAACGTTCCTCGCGGTGCTCGCGGGCGATGACCCTTCACGAGACCTCCCAACGCAAAGGACCGAGCTATACCGGCGATACGTCGAGGAATTGATCCACAGCTGGGAGCTTACTCGGCAAGCACCACCGGCTGCCGGCGCTCGCGACGATGGAGATGAAGAGAGGAGAGCCAGGTTGACGGGCTTTTACTTCCTCGGCTGGTATCTCCAACTCGGTTACTACGGTGGAAAAGGCGATGCATCACCGTCCCGCCGCAAAGTCATTGAAGATCTCGGCGCCTATTTTAAAGCGGCGGGATTCGCGAATGGCGCCGCGCTCGGTGAGCAGGTGATCGAGCACTGGCTGCAGGCCGGCATGCTGGTCGTCTGGACGCTTGCCGGCGAAGAGTTCCTCGCCTTTCGGCACCTGACGTTTCAGGAGTATGCAGTCGCGACTCAACTCGCGGCGTTGTGGCAAGCAGATGCTTCTCATGCCTGGGACTTCCTGCGCCCGCGAATGCATCACCACGCATGGCGGGAGCCGGTGCTCATGATGATCGGGATACTCCGTGGGGAGTTGGCAACAACCGCCACCTGGAGTCTGCTCAGCGCGCGGAGCCGATACGAACGCATTCTGCACCGCGATCTGCTGTTCGCCGCCGCGGCGGTCGGTGAAGGCGCTTCGATACCGGACCAACTTGCGCAGACGATTGTCGGGACGCTCACTCGTTTATTGCAGCGGCCGCCAGCAGGACGCATACGGAACGCAATCAGCGGCTACACGTCGATGTGGTTGTTTCGCCTGTTCTTTTCGCCATTCCGTCTGTTGTTCATCCCGTGGTTGCTGCTCTACGCGCTTGTCTGGGCTCCGATTGAGAAGAAGGTGAAACCGCTATTAGCCAGGCCAATGTCCATGCTGCGGCGTGCGTTCACACGGTTGCGGCATGTGCGGGTGGAGGTCCACGACCGCATCGCACTAGTCGAAGCGCTCGCGCGAACGGGGCGGCACGAAGCCATACAGGGTCTCGGCGCAGCGCTCAGTCACCCGGAGGAGAGCGTGGCGCAGGCTGCAGCGCGGGGTCTGGCGCGCTTCGGTCGCGAGGCATTGCCCGTCGTTCTACCGGCGCTGCGCACATCCGCTACGAGGTCGGCTGCGCTAGCGCTCGCACAAATGGGCAGCGCTGTGGTTCCCGACGTAGTCGATCTGATGAAGGACGAGCAACCCAGCGTACGATGTGCCGCAATTCGGGCGGCGCAGGATCTCCGTGATGCGCGCCTCGTAGAACCACTCATCGAGAGGCTCGGCGATCCAGCGACCGCAGCGCGACGAATGGCGGCAGTCGCGCTCGCGGAATATCGGGACCGACGCGCGACCAGTTCCCTGATCAGGCACCTCCATGATGAAGCTGAAGTAGCGGCGGCGGCCGCGTACGCGCTTGGAAATATCGGCGACACCGCGTCCGTTTCGGCGCTCGCAATAGTCGTAACCCAAACCGCACGCATCGTCGTTAACGACTACTACTCTCAGGTGAATGACGCGGTGGATTTCGTCGAACCGCCACCGGCTTGGGACGTGTATGCAGCGGCGGCGGAAGCACTCGGAAAGCTAGGCGGCCGCCAGGCGGTCGAGGCGCTCACTGAGGCTCTACAGTTTGGCTATCCTGCGGCTAAGGCAGCTGCTCCTGCGCTCGCCGCCACTAACGAACCGAGCGGCGTGATCGCGATCATCAACGCGCTGAAGAGCGGCGATTCGAATACCGAGCATGCAGCCCGGGATGCGTTGCCGCAAATCGCCGCGCCCGGCGCCGTCGATCTCCTGTCCGAAGCGCTTCAGGAAGGGAAATTGTCGCCGATAGCGCACAAGGCGGTCGTCGCAACCATTCGGTGGTTGGCCGGTGACAGGGATGTCAGACGCGAACCTCCAGCGCAGGCGGAGCAAACGCCCGACGCGGAAATCTCCGAGCCGTCAACTCAGGCCCACGCCCAAAGCGAAGCTTCACAACTGGCAAAATTGGTCGAGGGACTCCTCGCCACGCTCGGCGGCGATTGCGAAACGCACGTGCGTGAATCGACGGTGACGTCACTCGCGGAACTGAGTAGCCGCCTTTCCGATCTCGCACTCCTGTATCGCGTCGAGCATGCGCTGTGGTTGAGTCTCACTAAGGAAGATGCACGCGCCATGACCTCAGCTTTCACGCGTGTGGTGGCGCGGACGACATCGTTGGAAGCTCAAGCCCTACCGGTTGCAGATCCCCTGCTTACGATTCTGCATCGGTCAGTCGCGTGA
- a CDS encoding transposase, whose product MRSWQGRRGDDGIFGGSGLQPPLGRRDVVGCFDGGRITSDSGGLLLREVDQRIGLLNRMAACFTDYHNPNSFERSVQSLCDAGDSYSNRSRG is encoded by the coding sequence ATGCGCTCGTGGCAGGGCCGGCGTGGGGATGACGGAATTTTCGGCGGTTCCGGCTTACAACCCCCATTAGGTCGCCGCGATGTGGTCGGTTGTTTTGATGGTGGCCGGATCACCTCGGACAGCGGCGGCTTGCTGTTACGGGAGGTGGATCAGCGGATCGGCCTACTCAATCGAATGGCCGCATGCTTCACCGATTACCACAACCCGAACAGTTTCGAGCGCAGTGTTCAGTCACTGTGCGATGCAGGGGACAGTTACTCTAACCGCTCACGTGGATAG
- a CDS encoding type II toxin-antitoxin system YafQ family toxin, which translates to MEHTGQFKRDYKRETKGPHRQTLQNDFGTVVTALAHDQPLAEKHHDHSLSGDWKEHRDCHVKPDLVLIYRKPDDNVLQLVRLGSHSELGL; encoded by the coding sequence ATTGAACATACTGGCCAGTTCAAGCGCGACTACAAGCGCGAAACCAAGGGACCGCACCGGCAAACGCTGCAAAACGATTTCGGCACCGTCGTCACGGCCTTGGCCCATGATCAGCCACTGGCTGAGAAGCACCACGATCATTCGCTCAGTGGTGATTGGAAGGAGCACCGGGATTGTCACGTCAAGCCCGACTTGGTCTTGATCTACAGAAAACCGGACGACAACGTACTCCAGCTCGTCCGTCTCGGTTCGCACAGCGAACTTGGCCTGTGA
- a CDS encoding type II toxin-antitoxin system RelB/DinJ family antitoxin has protein sequence MSANAVVRARINEHIKEEATAVLAAMGLTVSDAFRIMLTRVAREKALPFEPLVPNVDTIEAMKEARNGGLKSFATVEDLMADLNAED, from the coding sequence ATGTCCGCAAATGCTGTTGTCCGTGCCAGAATCAACGAGCACATTAAGGAAGAGGCGACCGCCGTGCTTGCGGCGATGGGGCTGACCGTGTCGGACGCCTTCCGCATCATGCTGACCCGCGTCGCACGCGAGAAGGCACTGCCGTTCGAGCCACTGGTTCCCAACGTCGATACTATCGAAGCGATGAAGGAGGCGCGCAATGGTGGCCTGAAGTCGTTCGCCACCGTCGAGGACCTGATGGCGGACCTGAATGCGGAAGATTGA
- a CDS encoding IS256 family transposase yields MTGYEVSVGTDLLPGLLNGQDGLAKLVEAVLNQVLEAQVTETLGATRHERTDERAGYRNGYRPRTLYTRVGPVTLLVPQTRDGSFSTDIFKRYQRSEQAFVLALMEMVVHGVSTRKVSAITEELCGASFSKSMVSALCAGLEPRVSAFNERRLDGEYPFVLVDALFIKSRQEDRVVSRAVLTVSGIRSDGFREILGVRIGDTESFATWDETFRWLRGRGLKGTQFIISDDHGGLREAAARHFQGASWQRCQVHLMRNILGQCNTRHRAEVAAAVKLVLQAPDLVEAKRRLAEFTERFAKSAPKAVACLEAGFEDAMAVMVLPEKYRKRLRTTNMQERLNEEIRRRERVIRIFPNDESALRLIGALLAEQNEAWQERKYLDMDEFKEWAASRAAASEGNNVVALAS; encoded by the coding sequence ATGACTGGGTATGAGGTTAGCGTAGGAACGGACTTGCTGCCAGGGCTTTTAAACGGGCAGGACGGGCTGGCGAAACTGGTGGAAGCGGTGCTCAATCAAGTACTGGAGGCGCAGGTGACGGAAACGCTGGGGGCGACGCGGCACGAGCGCACGGACGAACGGGCCGGCTATCGCAACGGCTACCGGCCACGCACCCTTTACACGCGGGTTGGGCCGGTGACGCTGCTGGTGCCGCAGACGCGGGACGGCAGCTTTTCGACGGACATCTTCAAGCGCTACCAGCGGAGCGAGCAGGCCTTCGTTCTGGCGCTCATGGAAATGGTCGTGCACGGTGTCTCGACGCGCAAGGTCTCGGCGATCACCGAAGAGCTGTGCGGCGCCAGCTTCTCCAAATCGATGGTGAGCGCACTGTGCGCCGGACTGGAACCGCGGGTCAGCGCGTTCAACGAACGGCGGCTGGACGGCGAGTATCCCTTCGTGCTGGTCGATGCCCTGTTCATCAAGAGTCGGCAAGAAGATCGTGTGGTTTCGCGTGCCGTGCTGACCGTCTCAGGCATCCGCTCCGATGGCTTCCGGGAGATTCTGGGCGTGCGGATCGGCGACACCGAGAGCTTCGCCACCTGGGACGAGACCTTCCGCTGGCTCAGAGGGCGCGGCCTCAAGGGCACGCAGTTCATCATCTCGGACGACCACGGCGGCCTGCGTGAAGCGGCAGCGCGGCACTTTCAGGGGGCCAGCTGGCAACGCTGTCAGGTGCATCTGATGCGCAACATTCTGGGCCAATGCAACACCCGCCACCGCGCCGAGGTGGCAGCTGCCGTCAAGCTCGTGCTGCAGGCGCCCGATCTGGTCGAGGCCAAGCGCCGCCTGGCGGAATTCACCGAGCGCTTCGCCAAGAGCGCCCCCAAAGCGGTGGCCTGCCTCGAAGCAGGATTCGAGGATGCCATGGCGGTAATGGTCTTGCCCGAGAAGTATCGCAAGCGGCTACGCACAACGAACATGCAGGAGCGGCTCAACGAGGAAATTCGCCGGCGGGAGCGCGTGATCCGCATCTTCCCCAACGACGAGTCAGCCTTGCGCCTGATCGGCGCTCTGCTGGCCGAACAGAACGAGGCTTGGCAGGAACGGAAGTACCTCGACATGGATGAATTCAAGGAGTGGGCGGCTTCCCGCGCCGCAGCTAGCGAGGGCAACAACGTTGTTGCCCTCGCTAGCTGA
- a CDS encoding AbrB/MazE/SpoVT family DNA-binding domain-containing protein produces the protein MIETRVAKLFKNGASQAVRLPAEFRFEGEEVFVTRDDATGDVVLSNRPGAKTWGAFFELLHAVNVPAEFMAERPLNVVPQARGVFDDEVDA, from the coding sequence ATGATTGAGACGCGCGTTGCAAAGCTATTTAAGAACGGTGCCAGCCAGGCGGTTCGTCTTCCTGCGGAATTTCGCTTTGAAGGGGAAGAGGTTTTCGTCACCCGCGACGATGCAACCGGCGATGTTGTGCTGTCGAACCGGCCTGGCGCCAAGACTTGGGGCGCGTTTTTCGAGTTGCTGCACGCCGTCAATGTACCCGCCGAGTTCATGGCAGAACGCCCGCTGAATGTCGTGCCGCAAGCGCGTGGCGTCTTCGATGATGAGGTGGACGCTTAA
- a CDS encoding type II toxin-antitoxin system VapC family toxin, producing MLHMLDTDTASYLIKGKSPAIESRLAALVPSMVCISVMTRAELQYGLRRLPADHRLHLAVRQFLKIVRVLPWDAEAADWYADIRHQLVSSGQPIGELDMMIAAHSLSAGAVLVTNNSRHYERIAAPIMLENWV from the coding sequence ATGCTGCACATGCTGGATACCGACACGGCGAGCTACCTCATTAAGGGAAAGTCACCCGCGATAGAGAGTCGCTTGGCGGCCCTCGTGCCGTCGATGGTTTGCATCTCGGTGATGACGCGGGCCGAATTGCAATACGGACTGAGGCGCTTGCCGGCCGATCATCGCCTGCATCTGGCGGTGCGCCAGTTTCTGAAGATTGTTCGCGTCTTGCCGTGGGACGCCGAGGCGGCGGATTGGTACGCTGACATCCGCCACCAGTTGGTCAGCTCGGGGCAACCAATCGGCGAACTGGATATGATGATCGCCGCCCACTCATTGTCTGCCGGCGCCGTCCTGGTTACCAACAACAGTCGCCACTACGAGCGGATCGCCGCGCCGATCATGCTGGAAAACTGGGTATAG